The Pyxidicoccus sp. MSG2 DNA segment GCGTCACCCGGCCCATCTCCATGCTCCGCCTGGACAAGGAGATGGGGAAGGGCGCGTACCAGGTGCAGGTGGGCCGCAAGGCGGCGGAGCTGGGCCTGGCCGTGGAGGTGCGCCAGCCGTCGTCCAGCATCGAGCTGTCGCTCACGTCCTCCGCGATGCAGCTGTTCCCCGGGGACGACGGCTACGTGACGGTGGGCCTCCAGTCGGGCGAGAAGGTGGACCACGTGCGCTACGAGGCCGTGCTCTACACGCCGCGCTTCGAGAGGGACCGCGTGGTGCCGGTGGTGAAGGTGGGCAAGGAGCACCGGGCCATGGTGTCGCGGGCGATGAGCGAGAGGGACGAGCCGGGCGCGTGGGTGCTGGAGGTGCGCGCGGTGGGCTCCGCGGGTAGGCAGTCCTTCGACCGCCTGGCGCAGACGTCCTTCGGCTTCGCGGTGCCGACGGCGCGCATCGACTCGGTGGGGCGCGCGCGGCTGGTGCGTGACGCGGCCGGGAAGGTGGCGGCGCTGGAGGTGGACGTGGCGCTGGAGAGCGCGGCGGTGGACCGCTACGAGGTGACGGGCACGCTGGTGGCGACGGACGCGCGCGGTGTGGAGCGTCCGGTGGCCGAGGCGCAGGTGACGGACCAGCTCGGCGCGGGCACGCACACGCTGACGCTGCGCTTCGAGGCGGGGCATGCCGGCCTGTCGAAGCTGGACGGCGTCTACTCGCTGCGCGGGCTGCAGCTGTACTCGCTGGGGACGAACACGCTGTACCACCGGCTGAACCAGGGGCTCGGCGTGCGGTTCCCGGCGGTGCGGGCCTCCGAGCTCGCGGCGGCGGAGCGGACGCCCGCCGTGGAGAACCTGCTGCGCGAGGGTGAGTTCAACTTCGTGCCGTAGTCGTGGGACGCCGGGGGCCCGTTGTCACGGGCCCCCGCGCGCGCATCAGGTCTCGTAGCCCGTCTGCTCGAAGACGATGACCTTCTTCGACACGGGGAAGAGGATGACGAAGAGGCGGAACCAGCCGGAGGCGCCGGGCGCCACCAGGTAGGAGTGGTAGCGCGTCGCCACCTGCACGTTCTCCGTGCCATTGCTGTAGGCCGCGAGCACCTGCGGGTGCAGGGGCACGAACTCCGGGTAGAAGTAGGCCTGGGCCTGCGTGTAGCTGAGCGCGATGGCGTCATCGGCGGCGTACGCGCCGTACTCCTGCTGCAGCATCACCGACCGGTCCACCTGGCTGAGCGTGGGCTGGCCCGCGTACGGCCACGTGATGTCGAAGCGGCGCAGCGAGCCCTCCGTCCAGTCACGCGTGTCGTTGCCCGTCTCGAGCGTGGCCTCGAGCTGCGCCGTCAGGGCCACTTCCGTCAGGGCCGGCACGTAGCCGGACGTGTCCTGCGTCGCGGGCGGCGGCGTGGGGCACGCACCGCTCAAGCACGTGGTCTGCAACCGGAACTGCTTGTCCGCTCCGCTGCCCGCGCTCACCACGACGAGGTACTCACCGGCCGGCAGCGACGTGTCGAGCCGGCTCAATTCGCCGTAGCCGTAGTTGTCGTCCTGCGCCCACGGATAGACGCCGTAGCTGCCACTGGCGTTCTTCGGCCCGTACACCATCAGGCCCGTGTCCAGGTACATGGAGCTGCCCTCGTGCGTCACCTCGAAGCGGGCGGCGAGCGAGCCCGGCACCGTCACCTTGAAGGAGTAGTACTGGGGGGCGTGGGTGAAGTACGTGCGCACCGAGCCGCCCAGGCTCACCGGTCCCAGGTACGTGGTGGTGTCATAGATGTTGCCGCTGGCCGGCGTGGGCGGCGTGTACAGCACCGCCTGCGACGTCTGGCCCGGTGCCTCCGCCGGCTTGTCGGCCGGAGACATGTTTCCACAGGCGGCCAGCACGGCCATCGGCAGGACACTGCACACCTTCATCAGCTCGCGACGCATGGATTCCTCGCTCTCGGATGGAAGACGAGGCGCCGCGTGTCACGGTCACCCCGTGAATTCAAGCAAACATGAGGTGAACGCGCCGTCCTCAGCGGTCGGCGATGTCGGCGTCCTGCAGGTACTCGGACGCCGCGACAATCCCTTGAGAGGTCCAGCCCCAGTTGTGTCCGCGGCCGTTCTCTTCGCAGTTGCCGTCGGTGTGCACGCCCAGCAGGTAGCCGTGGCGGTTGAGCACGCCAGAGCCGGAGCTCCCGACCAGGGTGTCCAGGTCCGCGTAGTAGAGGAGCTGGTTGCACGAGTCCAGGTACCGGCCCTCGGCGATGGACTTGGGATGGCCCCGGGGGTGCTGGATGATGGCCAGCCGCTCGCTGGACTGGGACGTCAGGAGCACTGGCGTGGCGGAGGGCAGCGTGTCGAGCCTGATGAGCGCATAGTCGGGTTCGAGCGACTGCTCGATGACGGTGCCCTCGGTCATCAACGGGTCGCCGTCGGGCGAGTCCTCGAAGTTGAAGACCAGCAGCGACCGGTCCCCGATTCCGACACAGTGCCCCGCGGTGATGACCACCGGGCCCGCGCTCGCCTGAATCAGTGTTCCGGTACACCGTCCATCAATCAGGGCGACGGCGTCTTCCCTCTCCTGCACGACGTCCGCGAACTCACCCTGGTAGCTGTTGATGGGGGTGAAGTCGAGCGTCGGACCGCACTGGAATTGGCCGCGAACCTCCGGCTTCGTCGGAGCTTCGCAGACCGGGGGATCCGCGGGCACCGGATCTTCTCCACAGGCCAGAATGCCCAGGAGTACGGTGCCCGCGAGAACCTGGCCCCACGGACTCATCAATGGACCATGGGGCCGCCGAGCCATCTCTTAGTAGAGGTAGTTCAGCGCGGTGATGTCAGAGCTGGTCCACTCGCCAGTCTCCGTCGAGCGGAAGCAGGCGTTCATGATGGAGCCGCCCACGGTCGCCGTGCTCGGCGTGCCGGGGATGAGGTTGGCGCCCACGCCGGCGGTGCCCTCGTTGGAGGCGGCGCCGCCGCAGCTGATGGCGCGGTTGTAGTAGTCCGAGTGACGGAAGCCGATGCAGTGGCCGAGCTCGTGGGTGATGACGTGCTCGTTCACGTCAACGCTGTAGCTGTTCAGGCCGGTGCCGATGTTGATGGTCCCGTAGGGACGGCCGCCCGAGGGGAAGCCCGCGGAGCCGCCGGTGCCGGACGAGGCATTCGCGGTGATGTTCGCGGTGCAGCCCGTGCCGCCGCGCTGGAAGGTGATGCGCAGCCCGCGCTGGTTGTAGTTCTGGATGGCCAGGTCGAGACCCTGGCTCAGGCGGGTGTAGCTGTTGAAGGCGGCGGTGGGGTTGACGCAGATCTTCGTCACGGCCGTGCCGACCAGGTTGGTGGTGCTATACTGCTCGTGGCTGCCCGTGCCCGAGATCATCTCGCGGGACGCCTCGAGCGTCACGTGCGCGTCGTTGCCCGCGTACACGTTGCCGTCGACAACGCGGATGTCGTCGGCCTGGTAACCGGCCTCGATCAGGTTGGCGGTGATCTCCTCGTTCTCGCTCATGGCGTCACCGCAGCCGGCCAGAACGCCACAGCTCACCGCGAGGACAGCAGCTCCCTTGAACATGTTCTTGAGCATTTGGATTTCCTCGTACACCTGACTGCGGGGGACGCGACGTCCGCCTGGCTTCCACCAGCCGCGGTACGGCGCTTCCCAGAACTTGAGCAAGTGACGGGCCAAGCACGCTCATAGAGCGAAAAAGCCGAAATCGATGCTTTACCTGGACTATCTGTGCTCCAGGTTCAGACCCCGTGATTGTATATGAAATTGACGTTCTTGGGCGCAAGTTGGCGCCAGCGCTACGGATTTCTCGTGGAAGCCCGGGCGTTTCGGAACCACACAGTGATGTCTGGTTATCGGTCACCGGCCCCGGGGTCTCAGACACCCCGACCCAGGTTCTGCGCGACTCACCGACAGCACCGCACCCAGGCAGGGTGCGTCAACTCCCACGACGCACCGCAGCCGGATGAATTCATTCTCGGCGCAACGCGCCAGGAGTTTCGTGGGACGGGTGCTGGGCGTGAATACACTCCCGGTGTAACCAGTCTTCCATGCATATGCGCCACTCCCACTTCCGCATCGCCGCGCTGTTGGGCGCGGCCCTGTCGTTCCTCCCGGGCTGCGAGAGCACGAAGTCGAGCAGCCCGTCTCCTTCCGACACGCAGACGCAGGAGGCCGCTCCCATGCAGGCCGCTGACGCCTGGAAGCGCGCCCGCGTGGGCGACCGGGTCACCTACACCTTCTCCGCGACCCAGGGCCCCGAGCCCCGTGGCGGCGGCACCGCGCGCACGCTCGCCGGCGAGCTGACGCTGGAAGTGGTGGCCGTGCAGCAGCCCTGGGTCTGGGTGCGCGTGGCCTTCGCGGACGAGGCCGGGCGGCCCCTGGCGCAGCCGCGGCTGGCGAAGGACCTGCTCCTTCCCGTGCGCGCGGACACGACGCGCCCGCTCGACGTGCCCCATGGGGGCCAGGCCACCGCGGAGAATGCCTCCAGCGCGGGCCGCACCTGGGAGGCCCTGCGCTACGTCAGCGATCAGCGCCCCGTGGACGGCCCCCTGCGCACGCGCGTGTATGCCAACGCGCCGGGCCCGCTCTACCTCACCCACGGCCTGCTCGAGGCGAGCACCGAGGCGGCCGGCTTCCACACCCCGGGCGGCTTCAAGGTGGCGCTGCGCGAGTTCCGCGAGGGCACGGCCGACGCCGACGCTCCCGTGCCCGCGCTGGAGCGGCCCCTGGGCCCGGGCGCGTACTACGACCGGCACGTGGACGTGGGCCCCGCTCCCAGCGTGCAGCGCGTGTGCTTCACGGCCGAGCGCGGCTACCTCCTGCGCACCGAGGCCCCCGTCGACGACGCCACCGCCGCCCCCTGCTCGGACTTCTCCCAGGCCGAGCCGGAGCCCCTGGAGGAGGTGCTGGTGAACCTGCCCTGGGAGGCGCTGTCCTCGGGGGACTGGCCTCCGGCCGCCGCCGCGTCCGGCACCCGTGGCACCTTCACCGCGGAGGCCGGCAACGTGCCCGCCCTCATCGTGCAGAGCAATGAGGAGGCGGATGGTACCCGGCTCGTCCTCTCGGAGACCTACGCGGCCGAGCCGTGGGCCCCGGGGCTCGCGGGCCTGCCCCATGAGGCGCGCTTCCAGCCGCTCTCCAGCAGCAGCGAGCGCGTGCTCGCGGGTGGCAAGCGCGAGCCCGCGGGTGGCACGCGAATCGTGCGGTGGGGCTCCTGGCTCGGGGGCCAGAAGTAACGCCAGCGCGCCAGGTCGTCAGCCTCGAGCGTACGGGAGGGAGGGACCGCGGCCGCCTCGCGAGCGCCGGGTGTGCCGCGGCCTTATGCTGCTGGCTCGATGAGCGGACCTCCTGCGGATGAAGACCTCGCCAACCCTGGCGAAGAGGGCGTGACGGAGCCCGCCGCTCCGCCAGTCCCACGGGGACGCCAGGAGCGACCCCCCCGTCCACCTGACACCGCACCCACGTCTCCTCCCGCGGGCGCCGGGCTCCTGCTGGAGCGAGGCACCCACGTCGAGCGCTACCTCATCCTCAATCCCGTGGGGCAGGGCGGCATTGGCGTGGTCTACGCCGCCCATGACCCGGAATTGGACCGCAAGGTGGCGCTCAAGCTGCTGCGCCCGGACAAGGCCAGCCCCGGCGACCCGGATGAGGCGGGCGGGTTGCTGCGCGAGGCCCAGGCCATGGCCCGCATCTCCCACCCCAACGTCATCACCGTGCATGACGTGGGGACGGTGGGCGGCGGCGTCTTCATCGCCATGGAGTTCATCCAGGGCCAGAACCTCCACGAGTGGGCCCGCCAGAAGCCACCTCCCTCGCCGCAGGAGGTGCTGCGCGTGTTCCTCCAGGCGGGACAGGGCCTGCTCGCCGCGCACCGGGTGGGGCTGGTGCACCGGGACTTCAAGCCCGCCAACGTCCTCATGGGCCGCAACGGCCGCGTCTGCGTGACGGACTTCGGCCTGGCCCGGCTCACGCCCCTCTCCCACGAGGACGAAGCGACACGACTCGACGAGGAGGCGCTGTCGGTCCGGGCGGGAAGCCTCCAGTCCGCCACGCCGCTGACGCAGCCGGGGCTCGTGATGGGCACCCCCCACTTCATGCCGCCCGAGCAGTACCTGGGCCTCGGTGTGGACGCACGCGCGGACCAGTTCAGCTTCTGCGCTTCGCTGTACTGGGCGCTGTATCGCAAGCACGCCGTGGAGCCCCGGCGCATGGTCGAAGCGGCCACCCAGGCGGCTCGGCGTCAGGGCGAGGCGCCCCCTGGCACGGAGGCCTGGCGGCTGCTGCCTCATGGCACCGCGAAGGTGCCTCCCGCGGAGCCTCGCGTCGCCACGCGGGTGCGGAACGCGGTGATGCGGGGCCTGTCCCTGCACCCGGAGGACCGCTTCCCTTCCATGGAGGCCCTGCTGGAGGAGCTCTCCTGGGAGCAGCGGCGCAGCAACCGCCGTGGAGCCCTGGCGGCCCTGGGCCTGCTGACGGCGGCCACGGCGGGCATGGGCCTGTACCTCCACCGTCAGAGCCAGGTGTGCGCGGGGGCGGACTCCCTCGTGGCCTCCGTATGGGGGCCCGGGGCCCGGCAGAAGCTGGAGGCCGCCTTCCACGCCACGGGCAGGCCCTTCGCCTCGGAGAGCGCCCACGGGGCAACCCGGTTGCTGGATGCCTATGCCGGCGGGTGGGCCCGCCTGCACACCGAGGCCTGCGAGGCCACCCGCGTGCGCGGCGAGCAGACGGAGGAATTGCTGTCCCTGCGCATGGTGTGCCTGGAGCGTCGCCGCAAGAGCCTGGGCGCGTTGGTGGACCTGCTCACCAGCGCGGATGGCAAGGTGGTGGAGCGCGCCGTGGATGCCGCCTCCGCGCTCCCGGGACTCGAGGAGTGCCGCGACATCGACTCCCTGGCCGAGCAGCCCGCGCTGCCCGCCGACCCCATGCGCCGCGCGGCCCTCGAGCAACTCGGCGGGCAGCTTGCCCAGGTCCGCGCGCTGCTCGATGCGGGCCGCTATGCCCAGGGACTGGAGCTGGCGCGGAAGCTGGAGCCCCAGGCGGCCCTCACCGCCTGGCGCCCGCTCCAGGCCGAGCTGAGCTACCTGCAGGCCTGGCTGCTTCATCAGCAGGGCGAAGCGGAGGAGAGCCTGCGCCAGTTCGAGCGTGCCCTCCAGGATGCCGAGGCGGGCCGCGCGGACCGGCAGCGCCTGGAGGTGCTCACCCGCTTCACCTACGCGCTGGCCAACAACGGCCACCCGGACGAGGCGCGCCGGTGGGGCGACATGGCGCGGGGCGTGCTGGAGCGGGTGGGCAGTG contains these protein-coding regions:
- a CDS encoding trypsin-like serine peptidase, with the protein product MARRPHGPLMSPWGQVLAGTVLLGILACGEDPVPADPPVCEAPTKPEVRGQFQCGPTLDFTPINSYQGEFADVVQEREDAVALIDGRCTGTLIQASAGPVVITAGHCVGIGDRSLLVFNFEDSPDGDPLMTEGTVIEQSLEPDYALIRLDTLPSATPVLLTSQSSERLAIIQHPRGHPKSIAEGRYLDSCNQLLYYADLDTLVGSSGSGVLNRHGYLLGVHTDGNCEENGRGHNWGWTSQGIVAASEYLQDADIADR
- a CDS encoding zinc-dependent metalloprotease produces the protein MFKGAAVLAVSCGVLAGCGDAMSENEEITANLIEAGYQADDIRVVDGNVYAGNDAHVTLEASREMISGTGSHEQYSTTNLVGTAVTKICVNPTAAFNSYTRLSQGLDLAIQNYNQRGLRITFQRGGTGCTANITANASSGTGGSAGFPSGGRPYGTINIGTGLNSYSVDVNEHVITHELGHCIGFRHSDYYNRAISCGGAASNEGTAGVGANLIPGTPSTATVGGSIMNACFRSTETGEWTSSDITALNYLY
- a CDS encoding DUF6068 family protein — protein: MHMRHSHFRIAALLGAALSFLPGCESTKSSSPSPSDTQTQEAAPMQAADAWKRARVGDRVTYTFSATQGPEPRGGGTARTLAGELTLEVVAVQQPWVWVRVAFADEAGRPLAQPRLAKDLLLPVRADTTRPLDVPHGGQATAENASSAGRTWEALRYVSDQRPVDGPLRTRVYANAPGPLYLTHGLLEASTEAAGFHTPGGFKVALREFREGTADADAPVPALERPLGPGAYYDRHVDVGPAPSVQRVCFTAERGYLLRTEAPVDDATAAPCSDFSQAEPEPLEEVLVNLPWEALSSGDWPPAAAASGTRGTFTAEAGNVPALIVQSNEEADGTRLVLSETYAAEPWAPGLAGLPHEARFQPLSSSSERVLAGGKREPAGGTRIVRWGSWLGGQK
- a CDS encoding serine/threonine-protein kinase, coding for MSGPPADEDLANPGEEGVTEPAAPPVPRGRQERPPRPPDTAPTSPPAGAGLLLERGTHVERYLILNPVGQGGIGVVYAAHDPELDRKVALKLLRPDKASPGDPDEAGGLLREAQAMARISHPNVITVHDVGTVGGGVFIAMEFIQGQNLHEWARQKPPPSPQEVLRVFLQAGQGLLAAHRVGLVHRDFKPANVLMGRNGRVCVTDFGLARLTPLSHEDEATRLDEEALSVRAGSLQSATPLTQPGLVMGTPHFMPPEQYLGLGVDARADQFSFCASLYWALYRKHAVEPRRMVEAATQAARRQGEAPPGTEAWRLLPHGTAKVPPAEPRVATRVRNAVMRGLSLHPEDRFPSMEALLEELSWEQRRSNRRGALAALGLLTAATAGMGLYLHRQSQVCAGADSLVASVWGPGARQKLEAAFHATGRPFASESAHGATRLLDAYAGGWARLHTEACEATRVRGEQTEELLSLRMVCLERRRKSLGALVDLLTSADGKVVERAVDAASALPGLEECRDIDSLAEQPALPADPMRRAALEQLGGQLAQVRALLDAGRYAQGLELARKLEPQAALTAWRPLQAELSYLQAWLLHQQGEAEESLRQFERALQDAEAGRADRQRLEVLTRFTYALANNGHPDEARRWGDMARGVLERVGSEPPAAFDLNVNLGYTALFGGRYQEAWDSFSKARALEGALAPEDPRRAKVSHALGLAALRLGDLPRAIAMLSESLRRTEALKGPQHPEVAIRRSMLATAYRESGEPARALEYARTALAVRQAALGPEHPSIADDLDELGECFLQLKRYDEALKSFREAEALKRRALGAEHPDLSYSLDGVGKTLLAQGLPAQAIAPLRQALSYANTDPEALAHTGFTLAQALWAAGREPEQAREEARRARERYTALGQQQQAADISAWLEARKERPVPQRAPDHSMPH